From Oreochromis niloticus isolate F11D_XX linkage group LG15, O_niloticus_UMD_NMBU, whole genome shotgun sequence:
CAAGCAGTCATCTCAGCTCATGGAGGAGACGTCAACATCAGTGACTTCATCAGAGGAGTCAAGTACATCAAGAAACCGTTCCGCCTCTCCTCGTATATGCCTAAGAAGAAAAAGGgaggaaaggggaaaaaaggaggcaagaagaagaagaaggctcCGTTTGTTCTCCCCATGCCCATTTGCACCCTCCCACCGGAGCTGAAGCCCCGACGAGCAGACGGAGGCCCACCCAACTTCATGATCAGCTCATACTTTAACTGCTCGGACGTCCTCCGATTCGACCCGGCTCACCCGCCAGTCCATCCGGTGATGAATGACTCAGGATGGTACATACACAAGCCGCCGCCGGTCTACGTCAACGTGAACTCCTGTGTGAGAACCAATGATCTGGAGTCTCTGGACCACGCCTTCAGTAAAGGGGTGCCGGTAGATGTTCAGGATGAGTTTTACAAGACGCCGCTGATGGTCGCGTGCTCCACTGGCAACTATGAGATGGCTCAGTACCTCCTCAGCAAGGGGTGAGAAAGTTCATGTTCTGATTTCAGCGccatttgttttttctgtggCTTTACAATAAAAgccaaaataatattttcaatattttttttacccGTTTCTTTAGCTTTGTATtacaaagcacacacacagaagcaaaCTGAGACATCGTCTTTGGATGATGAGCttttttcttgctgctgttTGAGAGATGGCTGCTGATCCAAGCCAAAGAATGGGcctaaatacaaatatatgcCTTAAACTCCGACATCACTGTTTGTGACAGGGctgatgtgaatgtgtgtgaccaGTTCTTCTGGACCCCCCTCCACCATGCAGCGTACGCCGGGCAGCGGGAACTCATTGAACTTCTGGTGAATGCTGGAGCTAACCTCGATGCCCCGGCCCTGGGTGGAGCCACGCCCCTCATGAGGGCCATTGAAACGTCTCGAGTCTCCTGTGTGGATTTCCTCATCGAGGCGGGTGCCAATGTGCTTGCAGAGAACAAGAGAGGTGTGACGTAGTTCAAAGTCTTTGTAACTTTTTCTTATAATGCCAAAATGGAAACACAGGATTTTGTATAGTTACTCTTtaacttctcttttttattGAACTCTGCATCAACATTTATTCTAGAGGTCTCCTTTGTAGTGATGTATAATGTACCAACATTTATATACGGTCTTTCTAGGCTCATTGACTACAACCCTGCATCGAGGCACTTTCACAtctatggccaatttagaatcaccatgTCTCGtttaattgctgctgctgttatttGACTGACTGGATTTTATTTCTGTACagagcaaaactgccttgatgTTTCCAGAGATTTTGCAAACCCTGTAATAATCGACTTGGTCAAACAAAAGATGGATTCTCTGCCTAAACCAAAGGACAAAGCAAAAGGAAAGGAGGCTGAAGCTAAAAAGCCTAAAGCGACTAAAGCCAAGGTACACGAAAAATCTACGACTTAAAGGAGACCtttgaaaacacattaaaatcgTTTGCCTTCAGACTTTCCCTCTTATCTTTGTTTTGTCTATACTGTATCTAATGTTCACTCTGTACTATAAGAATATAGCAAGTCATGGCcaggttcttatatagtgctgtTCTACTCTGAGCATTCACACCGTTTTCATTCATCCAGACATTCATGCAAGCGCGTTTTCCTGTGCTTCAGTGCTTTTTCACACTCCCACGCTGATGTATGCACCAGGGGCAGCTCTGGGATCAGTGTCTGGGCCACAGATACAATCCGCTCTGTCTCCTGATCCCCATCATGACCTCTAAATCATGTAAAACGACACACACTGGTTTTGCTCTCTTCTCCCTCGTAGCATCAGGGAAACCCGAGCCTGTAAAGGGACCTGATTACTTAAAGCTGGGCACTCGTACGCAAATGACACCACATGTGTTTGGTTACAGCTACACCGTGCTGGTGTTTAAATTTGTATTCCCTGTAAGCAGGTCACAATCAGTTCAGATGTATTGACGTCATTAAGACCGTGAAAGCAGCAGGTGTTTGTGAGGCGTTCATGAATAATCAGGAGTATTTATAATTCAGTCGCAGTTCTGGGGACAATGAAAATATCTGTCACACAGAGAGCCGACGAATCACAGAGCGTTTTCCTCTGAGCTCGGTCGGAGGCGGTATGAACTGCCAGGCGTTTCACTGTTTTCTACAATAAAGGGCAACAATCCTTATCAGGCCTACTGTAATTCACAAACTCTCAATCACTGGGACGTATAAACTAATCAGTCATTGTAAATAATGCATGCACCTTCAGCACTGTGTGACTGATTCACAAGAAGCCCTGTGGTCATCCTACCCTCTAACCACAGCCGTGGGAACATGTGGGGCTTCTGTGGGAATTACACCACTCTCAGTACCCGACTGCATGTTGTTCTTGTTTACTATAACAGcctgtttgtctttaaaaatgagttaaatgtgaacaaaaaaattaatatttgtCAATGAAAGAATAATAACACTAAGAAATataggatacacacacacacacacagagcagctaGGGGATGGGAAAGCCAGCAGAGCCAATGATTATGTGATAACAAGCTTACACAAACAGTACAGAGCTCTGCAGCGTCTGTGGTGAACGCCAGAATATCCTGATAAGAACATCAACACCCGTGTGATCGGTGATTAAGTTAACAATGGGCCTTTGTGCAGAAGGATTGGTGTAGCAGCACATTCTTCCCATGACCGTGCCTCACATGTAGACAGGGTTTTACAAAAACAGCGTTCTGGCAGCCGTCAATATCAAGCTTAGCCACAGTCCTGGCCAATCAGCTGATAGCCTTTTTTGACATGCAGTTGGCAAAGCTCAAGTTTCACGTCCTGCAGCCTGCAGACAGTTTCTCCTGTCCTGTGTATGCTTTGACAGTGCCAATGGTAAACATTCTTCGCTGTGGGTCCTTCACTGTGGAGCAACGTTTGGCCCAGTCTTCTTTgtagaattgttttaattcagccacattggagggtttttgaCCATGAATGGCCATCTTCATCTGAAGTCCAACTTCACCACTCCAACAAGGTGCACATGCTGGTGTGTGtcagatcattgtcctgctgcagaagcCAAGTGCACTTAAGCTGCAGTGCACGAACTGATGGCCAGATATACttcttcaggattttctggtagagctGAATTCAGCAGGTTTGACTGTTGTTTGATGTTCTTCTTATGAAAAGCCGTGTTAGTTTTATGCCGGCCGTAACAGGACTCAGACGGGACTTTTGCCTCGTCGGTCCACAGAGTATTATCCCAACAGCTTCATCACAATGTTTTTTGGTAAATATGAGCCTTTGTGTTctctttggtcagcagtggttttctccttgaactctgtcatttttgcccagtcgccttcttattgttgaatcatgaactctgaccttaacacAGACAAGtaaggcctgcagttctttgttGTTTGGGCTTCTTTTGtaacctcctggatgagtcgttGATGTGTTTTTGAAGTCATTTTGGTACGCTGCCCACTTCTGGGAAGGTTCTCTATTAGTGGACAGTGGTTCTCATCGCAGTTCgctggagtcccaaagccttagaagtGCCTTTGTAACCTTTTCAAGACTgatgtcaatgactttgtttctcatctgAAACATCTGAGCCATGTAAGTGTGACATATatgcaaaaaactaagaaatcaggaagggggcaaatacttttttgtAGCACCGCACATTTATATACAAAATACGTTTTGTTACTGATGCTCCTCTTTGGCTCTATTCTTGAGACAGATTCCTTCACCAGGTTTTATCAGTCCAAAGTAAACATTAGCTGTCTGGTGCTTTAACAGAGTACTTCTGTTTCCTTGGTGTAACAGCTAAATCTTTGGATTATTCTTTATCCTGCCTCTCCACCATTACTGAAAACCGTTGAGCTTTAATCCTCAAACATAACCGTTTATTGTTAGTGACCTAATCTTGTGTATTTGGACATCTCTAACTGCCTTTAACCAACCTGAATCTGACACTTTGTATCGAACACAGCGAATATGCAGAGGCTGCAGAAGCTTTGAAAGTCTTGGTATTCACTACAGGTTGCTGCTCCAAAAGTCGCTGCGCAAGCAGAGACATCgtctgcagcagcagaaaagaCTCCACCCCAGAAGGATTCAAATAGTGTCATCCTGCAGAACACCAGCATCACGACCGGGAGAACCAAAGTCGTGGACATCACCTTTGTGCCAAAGATGGTGAGCCTCTCTGCTGTTTACAAGAAGACGGCTTAATGTGTCTTCTGCTGGCAGCTAATTGCAGCAGTCTCAACGTGCACAAAGCAACCACGCATTAAGCCCACTAGTGCACAAACGTTCCTACAGAAGTGACTGTGTAATTCCACTTCTCACTGTgacttgtgtttttgtgtcaggTTTGGGGGAAGCCGCCCACCACCAGCCAGCTGATGTCAAAGATAGAGAGAAGGAATAAGCACCCATCCCTCGAGGTGGACTTTGACGAACTCATGGTGCCTTTCAGCCACCAGCTCCAGGCCACAATGCTGGAGCTAACAAACACCGCAGAGTAACAGGCGGCGAGGTTAGACAGAGACTGACATCTTGGAGCGAAACTGGCCGCTTATCATAATTGTGGATATTTCATTCAATCTTTTCCACAtggcttttttttctgccttgTTGGACATCGTGCTTTGAATAATGTTTCCTTCCATCGCATCAGGTTGCTGCTGCTTTTATTATGGCTCTGTGCCCGCGACTGACGTGGTCACAGGTTTGATGTTTCCAGGTTGTGCGTCTCTAATCATCGATGTGATAACTCAGGAATGCctgaagaacatttttttcttttttaaggagGCACAAGCGTCCACTTGGACTCAAGGATGAACTGATTGGACATAATCGATTCGTTTTTATTGTTTCCTTTAGGGAAAATTTGTCTCGGGCACATTTATCACAGCCAGGTGATTAAACACAGACAGCACTGCACAGTAACATATGGCCCTGATGAAATACATTTTAACTCAGGAAGCCGTACCATGCAGCAACATGGTGTATGGATAACATTACATCTacagggtcaaaggtcatctGCACTGTCAAATCATAATGTTGTTTGACAGCATGACTCAGAAGGATGACCTGTGAGCATCCTGATGTTTGGCTGCAGCCGATCTGCACGTTTTACAAACTGTAGCTTTTTTCAGTGATTTCCATCACTTTTCACTGCTTTTCTGCTGTCATGGCTGCAACTTTGCGTTCCATAAGAATGAACTTTATGGGCCAAATATGTGATCACTTGCAGacttttatagaaaaaaattgtttgtgtatttcatgaaatgacatttattttgctttttcttatttttactcATATTTATGCTGCTATAATGGCTTAATGTGGTCATCTCCGACACACAGAGTGACGGGCAGTCACGAGAACGATAGGTTGTCAAACCTAAGGCCTGGGGGCCAGAATCAGCCTGGAAAAATCCCCTATTCAGCCCACTGGAtgtttttggacttttaactgtattttcataaaaCTTACAGCTGTCTTACTGATAAAGACTCCCTCCACAGCTATTCATAAGACCATAATGaagataaacaattaaaaaacagaaaagttcctgttttctCACTATCGACTACAGAAATATCTTCTTTTTATACAATGTATCCAcagtaaaatgaataaaatgagaCATTTTCTGTATAAAAATATTCCACTCGATTGGGTAATGGCACTTTTGTCAATGAGCTACTggaactttttctgtaatttatttcttacaatttaagagTTGTGCtggcagatttctttcatttaatacAGCAGCATTTTCTATCATGTAGAAAAGCTAAGCAGTATTGTTGCAGTtgcactttctttttctgaGATATCTCAGGCATTGAATGTGCAGCTAAACGAGGTTACAGTTAAAGAAAATGGGTTTAAGAGGAGGAGAAATAGGTGGTTTCAGACAgtggataataataataataataataatcataatacattttatttagaaacgcctttcaaaacactcgaGGACACTTTACAGAACAAATAAGATgagcataaaaacaggaaatgaacacaataataaaacaaagtttaagAGCATGGAGTAGTTATACAGAGTAGGCTCTGGCTCTTGAACAGGTGGGTTTTGAGGGTGGACTTAAAACGGGGGAAAGaactgatgtttctgaggtCAGGGGGTATTCCACAGCCGAGGGGCAAAGCGGCTAAAAGCCCCGCCCCCCATGGTAATAAGAAGAGGGGAAGgaacagaaagaagaagagaagaggaggatcTGAGGCACCGGGATGGGATGGAGATCTGTACCAAGTCAGAGAGATATGGTGGGCGGAGAGAATGAATAGCCTTAAATGTGTAGAGgagtattttaaaattaatgcgGAGTTGAACCCGGAGCCAGTGAAGCTGCTTCAGGATAGGGGTGATGTGGTCCTGCTTGAACTCCAGTCCTGTGCAGTTCCATCTTTGTACCAGCGCATGGCGCTGTTTGGCAAGTTTTCCAAAGCAGCGGTATGGTTGTTTATTAGAACAGAAAACTTGGAGCAAGCTCTTGTGTTTCGAGCACAGAAAATGGCAGCCGTGTGTGTTCGGTGAGCTCGTGGTTTTCTACCGAGAATCAGACGATTTAAAATGAGCGAACAGAACATTTTAGTTTGAACATGATGAGGAACGCGCCTTCACCTTCCTCCTTGTTTCATCTTTGCCCAGATTACATGAACGATACTGTGTCTGAGCCCTGTTAGGATAAGGCTTATTTTTTGATGTTTACATGAATGCAGCCATGGAAACAGGCATTTCTTCTGCTTTAAATGTCGCATTGAGGCACACTCCCATCATCATCGCCACCATCACCTGATAAAATTAGATTGCAGCGTCCTCAAGGTCCATGGGGACGGAGTTATATAATCAAATATATCAGCAGAGAGGGTGGGGAGGTTTGAGGTTCTCAATACGGGCCCAGGATTGTTTAAATATACATAAGCACAACGCCATCGATGACAGGGATGtggagagaaagagggaaagagggGAATGGATGAAAGCAGTGAGAGAGAGGCAGAAAAAAGATGTATGTGACGATACACAGAGAGACGAATGGAGACAGTGAGCAGGGGAATGGAAGCCCAGCAGTGCCATTCATAAAGAGACCCGAGAGATGAGGGGAGGTGAGGAGTGACAGCGAGAAAAGGGAAGGCAGAGGCACACGAGGAGGTGGGggaggaaaggaggaggggggcgGCAAGAGAGCAGCGCAGGGTGATTCAGAGGATGGGGAGGGAGCACGACGGAGGAAGAGTGGGCgggaggaggagatgagggCTTTTCTAGCACAATCAGTGGCGCACAGGTTAGAGGGAGTAAACAAGGCTGTGATCGCTGGCTGTGATGCAGCGTGGCTGTTAGGGCGTCGGCTTGCAGCATGCGCATGTGTGTGCACAACCACTCGGAGACACGTGCGAGTGGCTTTGCATACGAGTTATGATGTGTCATTAGCACAATCAGGAACAAGCTCTTCTATTTGAATGGCATGACTGGCCCGTCCGTGTGAGCGGGGCCATACAATGAAAGCGTGCCTACGTACCAACTGAACATGTCTGAGAGTCGAGTCGCAGGTAAAAGCAGCCTTTTTGGAGCTtctcccctcctccccctcctcaccCTCCACTCTGCTGAGTATCAGTCTGAGCTGTGTTGCAGGCAGCAGCACTGCAGTCTCAGCTCTGGCCCTGCACCGCTTACTCAGCACTTCAACCCGTCACTTCCCCAAACAGCCTCTGgggacaaacacaaacataaaaacacacatattttatattattgctGTTTGTCACATCAGAGCATTATTGATGTGTCATTATTTGCAATAGTCATGCCTtcatacagacacaaatgtgCTCACATATGCATACAGCATCCAGTACTGACATACATGCATAATCATACACAGACTCATTGTGCACATGTGCACGTGCAGtcgtgtctgtgtctgtgtctgcctgtAGTCTCCAGAAGCATCTACGCACAGATCCACATAGACACACAGGTGTTAGCTTTAAAAGTTTGATGATGAACAACATTTTGGGTTAAAAAATCTCTAATTTCAGGGTAAGATGGATCCAGTGCTCGTGACTTTTCTCACCAATAGTGTAAACATGGTAGCCACGATATGGCAAAGCACTGTCGACGGCATCTGTGCAGATCTGTGTACATTATTGATGCGGGAGTCATGTTTCACGCTGAATGTGACACAACAGGAGAACATACAGCAAGCTCTGCCAGcatcttttgtctttgtttagCACCTGTGCAGGTttactgcgtgtgtgtgtgttgcagtgaTTCATCattcattagtgcagctttGCCAGTGCCATAGATCTCTTTAGCTTTCTAAGCTTTAGATTCCAATTTGCTCCAGGCCTGGAACTTTTATTATGAGAATATTGATCTGAATTTCATAGTGAGACCAGTAACGCTGGGTGGTAAACAGAGGATGGGGTCTTGGCTCATGTAACAGAACAATTCCTGGGAAAGACACCAAAAGCTGGCATAATAAATATCTCACAGGATGCATTGCAGCTGCAACCATTTCACTGActgtactttgatttaaaaacaaaaaacaaaaaaactgtattttaagAAAAAGAGAATAACAGGATGCCAAAGGAACGTCTAAGGAATCAAATCCACAACAATATTTGATATTACCAGGTCACTATAATCAAACATGGGATTTTAAAACACTGACTCTCTACTTTAAGATCTTATTATACAGAAACATATTGTTTCTGTAAGGAACACGCTGGCATTGGGCTTTAATCGGCTTCCTTTCCTCAAACTGCAGGAACAAATTTCCTCTGCCCTGAAAACAACTCATCAGCATTGCTGGCAGTGATCATGAAGACCAGAGGGGTGCCATTAGACTTTACCTCTGCTGCCTTTTTAGGGCTGTTGACTGAAGTGCTTTCAGTCTTCAGTCTGGTTTTACAGCACATTCAAAATATACTAAAGTCCAAAGAAACGCCTCCATGAAGAAGCAGGACTGGCACATAATAACTGTAAAGCTGAATATATATCATAATAGTTTGGTGTACTTAAGAAGACATGATATTATTAATTTGACTTGGGAAAGAAGATTTATGAAACGGtattaaaaattatattttctaaTGTAGGAGAAACAGGAATGCTAAAAGTATTAAATATCAGATGGACGGATGGGTGAATGGATTGGGTCTGGGTGTTGAACAGATGCAGAGCGTAAAGAAGGGTGAGCATTATACTTAAAGAGGACCTACTGTGCTCATTTTCACCTCCATGtttttattcaatcattttTTAATGAGGTTTTCCAGGATTCACTGTACAAAATAATCCTCCCCCATCTTTTTCTGTGGAATGGTACAGCCCAGCTATTTGAATTGTGAAACAGTCAGCTGTCCctttaagccagctttcttctgattggctgcctgtTATAAACAAGCAGGTGGGCGGGGCTGCTGCGTTCACAAACAGAGCAACTGATATGTCCTAACAGGTAATGCAGTACTGCAAGTTTTGGTATTGATTAGTTAATAAGTCAGTACAGGCGCAGTGTTGCAGATACCAACATATACACACCGATACCAGTATGTGATACTTTAACACGACGAAACACTTTGAGCTTTTCGTTTTTGGAGACGTAGACTGTAAACAGCGCATTGGATCAACCTCAGGTCTGTAAATGTGCTGTAGGTTCTAAATAAAGTAGACGTGACAGTCAACACAAATACGCTCTGACATTTTTCATACAGCAGGTTTAAcgtatattttttaatttccaaGAAGATCATCTCATACAATTCAAGGGGTCACATAATGAAATTAGAGGCtagaaacaaagtatcagtCCTATCATGCtggtatcgatctgatacccaCACcagcattattgatatttggatCAATCCACTGACCTCTACTGTCAGCTGGAGCCACGAGTAGAAACAACTGTTAAAAACAGGAGTGTTTAGAGCCGACAGCTTCCTGCGTTTCCTGTATACATGAGACAAAATCTGATAAACACGAGTTCAGTTTCATGACGTCAatgttgtgcttttgttttcagtgggaTATTTTGGATTTAGAGTACTGATAAGAGCACTTTGATGTACTGTGTCCGAGCCTTTGTGTTTGCTTGGTTCTTACTGCAGTATCAGCTGCACTCTCCCCAAACTGCCTCCTTCAGAAAATACAATGAGGGGAGATGGTCTCACTCTCCgtctccttcacacacacacagttatacacacacacacacacacacactccctgcTGATTGGGGCCTGCTCAGTGGCCAATTGCTCAGCAGTGGATTCCTGAGCAAGAGAGACGTTTTAATCAAACTCCAAGCAGAAAACagccataaaataaaaatgttatataaGGAATTGTTAGCAGGGCTTTCTGCTAAGCCTATAAATAATACAGATGAatgttatgtaaaaaaaaaaaaaaaggagggtgACAAGAAAATAGAACAAGCCCTGCTGCCACTCATGCATCAAGACTGCAACTGAACTTTTTTAGTTTTGCTGCCATGCAAGCACTTGTTTTATTATCTAATTAGGAGTCAGAAGAGTTTTTGTCACATTATGTTTCCAATTAGCATTATTTCCCTTAAAGCCCCACACATCACACACTtaccactgccactgtactctCACTCTGAATGGTAATGATACCGCCGTGGCTGCGGAGCAGAGGATGCAGAGAGAAAACAATTAACCGAATGTCAAGCATCCCCACGTTTCTACAGTGTTCCTGGTTTTATCGTGTACGAGAGAAATGTGCTTCAGGataaaaggaagaagaaggtgAAGGGTTGTCGTTAGGCAGCCGGTAGGCtataaagaggaggaggagcgtgagaggactgaaaatgaagatcTGCATGGAGGTTATAGCAGGTGAGGAAAATCACTCAGACACAGTGGAAGGTGAGGATAAGTTTAGCAGTGAGTTAAAGTGGGAAAAGGGTGTCTTTCAAAAAGAATGAAACTGCAGGTATCATCGTGGGTGTCAGTACAATAGGATGTATTTGGGTGTGTCGATTAAAATATGAGGACGCAGCAATCAAAGAGGTGAGAGAGGTGTTTTCCCAAAACCGTGTCGCCACTGCAGAGCCCAAAGCTGAGAGATTTCTTTTCTGCAAGAGTTTTGCTATGCCGCTGCTGCGCTACTGAATCGatgaggagaaagaggaggaggagggtcaGCCTGGTATAGGATTGTTTTACTGCAGTggaggctctctctctctgacttcACATTGATAGaccccatctctctctctctctctccctgtcatTCTAACTGGAGTCTCATCTATCTGTCTTTGCTTGACTCGCTGTCTCTCCCTGTCCTTCTGCCCGGTTTTCCCCCAGGCAGGACCTTGCTCTCTGATACCTGGCGCCCCACTGTCCACAACTGTTCTGGCAGCTTTGGGTGAAGTTGTCTCAGATTCTTGCAGTGTACAGACATCCAGCATCCAGCCAAGATCCTACACTTTTCCTTATTAGCTGCATCAGCGTCTGCCCTGTACTAACTTGGCACATTTGTGCAAAACTTACTCTTCTAGAGTTTGTTTGGAAGGGAGTTTGTAGGGGGCAGTGGTAGAGATACACTGATGGATGGGTTTTTCACCTTATCAAACACACTGTCGGGATGATCTATGATgaataattcagttcaattttatacaaatcacaacaacagtcacctcaagatgctttatattgcacagtagatcgaacaataatacatacagagaaaaacccaacaatcatatgaccccctatgagcaagcactttggcgacagtgggaaggaaaaactcctttttaacaggaagaaacctccagcagaaccaggctcagggaggggcggggccatctgctttGCTTCATTTGTTACGTGATGAGAACATTTTGAGAGAAAGTGTCTGTTTGCATCCAGCTGCCTGTTATATTGAGACATTGGGTGAGATTGTTACAGAGTAACGTGTgcggggggggtggggggggtcaGACGGGTTAGTACAATGTCAAACGTGGAGACGCAGGagacccttttttctttctctttcaatCATGTTTTTCAAAGTATGACCACAATCATGACCAAACTGTTTACACATATATTATGCTATTATAAAAGGTAATACAAGATTACAGGTTCACTCACCAAAACCAAAGTACTTAGCTGGGCTGTGTAACACAGCAAAGCATTTTGTTAGACAAGTCCAGTAAAACTGGTATTAAAGGCACTGGAAGTGTGGGGACCTTTAGTGAAGTGAGTGGAGATTTGTCATAGCAgacagctgtcagctacaccaCATTGTTTCTGCACTAACTTTAATCTATTTCATGGATTAGTGACTATCTGATAGACAGTATGTAAGACTGGGCAGGGCTCTGTGTGATTTAATGATGTGCAGTACAGGAGCTGCACTGTGCTGTCTCCATTCCTGCTCCCCCGTGTACACCCCAGGACTCGCCACggagagaaacactctgaccaTTCTGCACTGGTTGGATGTCTGGAAAAGGGTATCTGCCAGAGAGTAATTATTActgtattattgttgttattttacaATTGCTGTAATAAAATAATTCCCCAAATATGGTATAAATAATGTAGTTACCATCTCTTCTCCTGGATGATATAAAAATTCCCTCCCTGTCCAGTTGTCCTGAAGTGGGAACGATCACTAGAGGCTGatgtacaaaatgttttttgtatcTGGCTGTAAGAACATGTATTAATAGGGGCGACTGTGGCTTATCTgcaaccggaaggttgccggttcaatccccgggctctctgtcctggtcgttgtgtccttgggcaagacactttaccctactgcctactggtgttggccagaggggccgatggcgcgatatggcagccttgcttctgtcagtctgccccagggcagctgtggctacaactgtagcttgcctccaccagtgtgtgaatgtgagagtgaatgaatagtggaattgtaaagcgctttgggtgccttgaaaagtgctatataaatccaatccattattattattaatgctgTAACGTTGGGCATTTTAAAATTGGGACTGAATCAGTTTTGGAGAAACTGCAGGTTCATTAAAGTTACCACTTATGTCAAAGAAACACATTAAACACAAACTTTGCCACGTAGCGCTCATTTGGACCCTTCTTTGTGTAGATTAAATTAGATAAATGAGCAAACGTTACAGttgctgcttcttttctttttcttagagccaggctagctgttagctgttagctATATCATAAAGTGGGAAGGCTCCATTGGTGCCCTGTTGGTTCTTGCAGTTGGGTTTAAGTATCAGCTCTGTATTAGGGGAGAGCAGCAGGGTTTGATGACGAGTAATCCCGATGCTTTCAGTGTGTGCCGCTCTGGTCCTCATTGCTGATTCATAAAGAACGACATCTGTTTGAACCGTAAACAGCCGCTGATCAAAGCTCAGCTAATTCTGATTAAGAGCATCACACAGGAACTCGATACTGCTGTTTTCTCTACAGTGCTTGTATTCTGAAATGTGTACagtattatgtttttgtctctgttgaGGGGATCCCAgcggtgtgtttgtgtgtgtatgtgtgtgtgtactgcaatgtgcaaaaaaaaggaaTTCATTTAG
This genomic window contains:
- the ankef1a gene encoding ankyrin repeat and EF-hand domain-containing protein 1 isoform X3 produces the protein MEPTLFPLRKVKGGVLRRRYSLGGKAGTDGTVVAHQPSWVCGPQRAASVRAFWKPSCQTRRARVTSVCVSVCRKSSGPLCVKVAIHKAFSESTMSSRVAEGRLQTLQIYRLLQLVHEVDKAQIEKMVQFGVEDLINLTEPKDGVGVLHVAVSANSLELVTFLLSKGGDPNVQDKRGRTPIMLAAELGNDPIVSLLAHSEANLRLLDVEGKSCNPKLKNREGLLPHQIAKDSGHNAVAKELRKAERKQGKGSDPSGAGQMSDLWALTLHDWSQEYEAELWKAFGDKSDTVTAERFVSVLEELQAPVEPDQIQAVISAHGGDVNISDFIRGVKYIKKPFRLSSYMPKKKKGGKGKKGGKKKKKAPFVLPMPICTLPPELKPRRADGGPPNFMISSYFNCSDVLRFDPAHPPVHPVMNDSGWYIHKPPPVYVNVNSCVRTNDLESLDHAFSKGVPVDVQDEFYKTPLMVACSTGNYEMAQYLLSKGADVNVCDQFFWTPLHHAAYAGQRELIELLVNAGANLDAPALGGATPLMRAIETSRVSCVDFLIEAGANVLAENKREQNCLDVSRDFANPVIIDLVKQKMDSLPKPKDKAKGKEAEAKKPKATKAKVAAPKVAAQAETSSAAAEKTPPQKDSNSVILQNTSITTGRTKVVDITFVPKMVWGKPPTTSQLMSKIERRNKHPSLEVDFDELMVPFSHQLQATMLELTNTAE
- the ankef1a gene encoding ankyrin repeat and EF-hand domain-containing protein 1 isoform X2, whose translation is MSSRVAEGRLQTLQIYRLLQLVHEVDKAQIEKMVQFGVEDLINLTEPKDGVGVLHVAVSANSLELVTFLLSKGGDPNVQDKRGRTPIMLAAELGNDPIVSLLAHSEANLRLLDVEGKNVLFYCIYPTKRHCRCLQVLLKCGANANSVSVQGTHVFQLMCEKAQECTPLCLIMLNAGADPNAAHQKTGVTALMEAVKAGSLPLVRAIIRMGGDPNASDRKRLTAVHYAAMGGFFEVLQVLSAYSADMSAMSLKDCTALHYAAASGNANCCKFLAQRGCNPKLKNREGLLPHQIAKDSGHNAVAKELRKAERKQGKGSDPSGAGQMSDLWALTLHDWSQEYEAELWKAFGDKSDTVTAERFVSVLEELQAPVEPDQIQAVISAHGGDVNISDFIRGVKYIKKPFRLSSYMPKKKKGGKGKKGGKKKKKAPFVLPMPICTLPPELKPRRADGGPPNFMISSYFNCSDVLRFDPAHPPVHPVMNDSGWYIHKPPPVYVNVNSCVRTNDLESLDHAFSKGVPVDVQDEFYKTPLMVACSTGNYEMAQYLLSKGADVNVCDQFFWTPLHHAAYAGQRELIELLVNAGANLDAPALGGATPLMRAIETSRVSCVDFLIEAGANVLAENKREQNCLDVSRDFANPVIIDLVKQKMDSLPKPKDKAKGKEAEAKKPKATKAKVAAPKVAAQAETSSAAAEKTPPQKDSNSVILQNTSITTGRTKVVDITFVPKMVWGKPPTTSQLMSKIERRNKHPSLEVDFDELMVPFSHQLQATMLELTNTAE